A region of Maribacter algicola DNA encodes the following proteins:
- a CDS encoding ATP-dependent Clp protease adaptor ClpS — translation MSTKEKISEELLLEEETVKQNEIVLFNDDVNTFDHVIETLIAVCNHTPEQAEQCSLIVHYKGKCTVKTGEYCDLEPQCSGLLNAGLSAEIV, via the coding sequence ATGAGCACTAAAGAAAAAATTTCCGAAGAGCTCCTTTTAGAGGAAGAGACCGTCAAGCAAAATGAAATCGTTCTATTCAACGATGATGTAAACACGTTTGACCATGTAATTGAAACGCTGATTGCGGTATGTAACCATACCCCGGAACAAGCCGAGCAGTGTTCACTAATTGTTCATTATAAAGGAAAATGTACTGTCAAGACCGGGGAATATTGTGATTTGGAACCCCAATGTTCTGGACTTCTAAATGCCGGACTCAGTGCAGAAATAGTGTAG
- the prmA gene encoding 50S ribosomal protein L11 methyltransferase translates to MNTMIYMEYKFLVEPLQPASDILIAELGEVGFESFVEEETGILAYIQKDDWHVNILDGLYILENKGFYISYTFKEIAQENWNATWERNFQPIMVDGRCMVRAPFHEPLSVDYDIIIEPKMSFGTGHHETTHMMLQHILQLDLKNKTVLDMGCGTGVLAILASKHGAKQLDAIDIDNWCYLNSLENVERNGIENIDVLEGDAGLLHERSYDVIIANINRNILLEDIPKYSDCLIEDGVLLVSGFYLEDLPLITKKCLEVDLRFEKKLEKNNWVAAKYVF, encoded by the coding sequence ATGAACACAATGATATATATGGAATATAAATTCTTGGTGGAACCTTTGCAGCCCGCTTCAGACATTCTTATCGCCGAGTTGGGGGAAGTCGGTTTTGAAAGTTTTGTGGAGGAGGAAACCGGTATCTTGGCATATATTCAAAAGGATGATTGGCATGTCAATATCCTGGATGGATTGTACATTTTGGAAAATAAGGGTTTTTATATTTCCTATACATTCAAGGAAATCGCCCAGGAAAATTGGAATGCTACTTGGGAGCGGAATTTCCAACCTATAATGGTAGATGGCAGGTGCATGGTAAGGGCCCCTTTCCATGAACCTCTCAGCGTGGATTATGACATTATCATTGAACCCAAAATGAGTTTTGGAACCGGTCATCATGAAACCACCCACATGATGTTGCAGCACATCCTACAGTTGGACCTAAAGAACAAGACTGTTTTGGATATGGGATGTGGTACGGGTGTACTGGCAATTTTGGCATCCAAACACGGGGCGAAACAGTTGGATGCCATTGATATAGATAATTGGTGCTACTTGAATTCCCTTGAAAACGTGGAGCGCAATGGAATCGAAAATATTGATGTATTGGAAGGGGATGCAGGGCTTTTGCATGAACGTTCCTATGATGTCATCATAGCAAATATCAATAGAAATATTCTCTTGGAAGATATCCCAAAATATTCCGACTGTTTGATAGAGGATGGTGTGCTTTTAGTAAGTGGATTTTATCTGGAGGATTTGCCGTTGATTACCAAAAAGTGCTTGGAAGTTGACCTTCGGTTTGAAAAAAAACTGGAAAAGAACAATTGGGTTGCAGCAAAATATGTATTTTAG